The DNA region TAGCATTGAGCTTCATCGGATCATGGAAGTGAGCGATCGGAAGAAAACCTCTTCGCAGGGGAGCGTGAGCCCCATTTCGTGGTCGAATCCGAACTCCTCCTCGGCTCTGCGGAGCAGGCATTGGAACTCCGGGTGGGAGAGGAAGGAGATCGGGACGATGTAGCGGCTGCGGTTCTCGCCGACGTAGACGGCGAAGTGGCCCTTGGGGACGTCGACGGGGTGGAggccgtcgtcgtcgtcgtcgtagCCGTGCTGCTTCTTTCCTAGGCTCGAGCAGCGTTTGAGGATCTGCTTGAGCGCTGCTGCTTGAGAGAGTTTGCTTGGTTTTTTGATCGCCATTTGTCGAGGAGAGAGGAGAGGTGTTGAAGGAGTTT from Salvia splendens isolate huo1 chromosome 9, SspV2, whole genome shotgun sequence includes:
- the LOC121747043 gene encoding auxin-responsive protein SAUR50-like → MAIKKPSKLSQAAALKQILKRCSSLGKKQHGYDDDDDGLHPVDVPKGHFAVYVGENRSRYIVPISFLSHPEFQCLLRRAEEEFGFDHEMGLTLPCEEVFFRSLTSMIR